A DNA window from Jaculus jaculus isolate mJacJac1 chromosome 1, mJacJac1.mat.Y.cur, whole genome shotgun sequence contains the following coding sequences:
- the C1H8orf48 gene encoding uncharacterized protein C8orf48 homolog yields MWTPPAELRTQTQAGEELSPSVVSAEETLSSCTGEVLTSRSLGARGGRQPGPQTSESGREGASWGPADERAALCHFLARARKQSERWLANLRGKGADYERCRSASDLSSETPRLSEEERKALQSFCTLKVDLLRHRVDTKAKRSSRPRKPQLRWDVETAEGDDLHCTVPDELLSRIYVKNTRAALKQMSEAKFHTTSQCPDCNSKRAELAQYDFLKRKTTLLQSLLLQEKIDDHLYTTDFLARVGEALQGLPRLSDDPRLIWKRLNEKTQVGDSGFEWADAKQKM; encoded by the coding sequence ATGTGGACGCCCCCTGCCGAGCTCCGCACCCAGACCCAAGCCGGCGAGGAGCTGAGCCCGAGCGTCGTAAGTGCGGAGGAGACCCTCAGCTCCTGCACGGGGGAGGTGCTGACTTCCCGTTCTCTCGGCGCCCGGGGAGGACGGCAGCCCGGGCCGCAGACCTCGGAGAGCGGACGGGAGGGCGCAAGCTGGGGGCCGGCGGACGAGCGGGCTGCGCTCTGCCACTTCCTCGCTCGCGCGCGGAAGCAGAGTGAAAGGTGGCTCGCTAACCTCCGGGGCAAAGGGGCTGATTATGAAAGGTGCCGGTCAGCCAGCGACCTTTCCTCGGAAACCCCTCGGCTGTCCGAGGAAGAACGGAAGGCCCTGCAGTCTTTTTGTACCCTTAAAGTCGATCTGCTCCGTCACAGAGTGGACACCAAGGCGAAGAGGAGCAGTAGACCTAGGAAGCCACAGCTCAGATGGGATGTAGAGACCGCAGAGGGAGATGACTTACATTGTACTGTTCCTGATGAGCTTTTGAGTAGAATCTATGTAAAAAACACGCGGGCAGCACTGAAACAAATGTCAGAGGCTAAGTTTCACACTACTTCTCAGTGCCCCGACTGTAATAGCAAAAGAGCGGAGCTGGCTCAATATGACTTCCTGAAACGAAAGACAACCTTACTACAGTCACTACTTCTCCAAGAAAAAATAGATGACCATCTTTATACCACAGACTTTCTCGCTCGTGTTGGAGAAGCACTTCAGGGCCTGCCCAGGCTTTCAGACGATCCCAGATTAATCTGGAAAAGACTCAATGAGAAAACTCAGGTTGGAGACTCTGGTTTTGAATGGGCAGATGCAAAGCAGAAGATGTAG